From Burkholderiales bacterium:
GTCCCAGCGGCCCGCGGTGTCGAGCTCGGCGATGCGTCGGCGGTTCTCGGAGCTCACGCGCTGCGTGTTGCCGACCAGCGTCGACGCGGCGCTCGTCGGCATGAGGCTCGCGACGAGCGCCTGCTGCGGCGTGCACGCGGCGAGCGCCGCCGCGACGACGGCGGCGGGCAGGAGCCGCTTCACTCGAGCTTGATCCCGGCCGCGCGGATCACTTTGGTCCAGCGCGCGTATTCGTCGGCGATGAGCTTGCCGAACGCGTCGGGTGTGCTCGTCTCCGGATCGATCCCCTGCTGGATGAAACGCTCCTTGATATCCGGCGCCTGCATCACGCGCACGATCTCGCGATTCAGACGTGCGACGATCTCGCGCGGCGTCGCCGCGGGTGCGACGACGCCGTACCAGATCAACACCTGCGCATCGGCCAGCCCCGCTTCGGCGATCGTCGGCACCTCGGGCAACCCGGCTATGCGGCTCTTGCCGGTCGTCGCGATCAATCGCACGCGGCCGGCTTTGGCCAGCGGAACGACGGGGGGCACGCCGGTGTAGACGATGCTCACGCGGCCGCTCACCAGATCGGTGAGCGCTTCGGCGTTGCCCTTGTAGGGCACGTGCACGATGTCGGTCCTGGTCAGCATCTTCACGAGCTCGCCGGTGAGGTGCGGGCTCGTGCCGACCCCGGGCGACCCGAAGTTGAGCTTGCCGGGATTCTTCTTCGCGAGGTCGATCAGCTCTTTCACGTTGCGCGCCGGCACCGAAGGATGCACCGCGATGACGACCGGGCCGGTCGCGAGCAGCGTCACCGGCGCGAAGTCGCGCACCGGATCGAACGGCGACCTGGGGTACAGCGCGGGATTCATCGCGAGCGGTCCGAGCGCGCCGATGGCGGTGACGTGACCGTCGGGCGCCGACTTCGCGACCGCATCGAGCCCGACCGCGCCGCCCGCGCCCGGACGATTCTCCACGATCACCGGGTGAGCCAGCGCTTCGGAGAGCCTGGGCGCGATGAGACGGCCGATGATGTCGATCGTGCTGCCCGGCGCGAATGGCGCGACGATGCGCACCGGCTTCGAGGGGTACTGCGTCTGCGCGGACGCCGCCGCGGCGAACACGATGCCGAGAACCGCTGTACCTGCCTTCATCAGCGGCGGTCCGACCAGAACGGCTGGTTGCTCTGGAACACGCGCTTCGGGATAGCGCCGTAGATCATGCCCACGTGGTTGACCGCTTCGGCGACGCTGAAGTGCGTCGCGACGCTCGCGAGCGAATACGCATCGCCGTCCGACAGGTTGCGCTGCTCGCGCAGGAATTTCGCCGACTCCTGGACCGCTTCGCGCAGCGCGACGTTCAGATCCACGTCCATGCCCATCACGTAATAGTTCTGCGAGTCCTCGGCGCGCGGCCACTTCATGCCTTTGCCCGCGCCCTTGTGCACGATGAACTGCAGCACCGGCGAGAGCGACGCCTCGATCGCGGTGCCGTTCACCTCGCCGTCGCCCTGCACCGCGTGCGAGTCCCCGGTGTAGAACATCGCGCCCGGCTGGAACACCGGCAGGTACAGGCTCGCCCCCGTAGTGAGCTTGTGGAAATCCATGTTGCCGCCGTAGATGCCGGGCGGCCGCGTCGACGGCAGCGTGCCCGCCGGCGGCGTCACCGCCATGATGCCCATGAACGGCGACAGCGGGATCTCGATGCCGGGCGCGAACAGCGCGACCTTGCGGTCGAGATCGAACTTGATGATCTTGGGATACGGTTTCGCGTGCAGCCCGGGCAGCACACCCGAGCCCTTGTTGCTGTTGTTGACGCCGTAGGGGGTGCGGAAGTCGATGTGCATCACCCGCACTTCGAGCATGTCGCCGGGCTCCGCGCCCTCGACGTGGATCGGCCCGGTGAGGACGTGCGCGCTGCCTCCCTTCGTGCGCAGCGGACCGACCTTGTAGTACACGTCCATCGCGTCCTTCAGAACCTGCGCCGGCTGTATGCCGCCGGCACCGAAGAAGGTGACCGGATCGACGCCTTGCGCCATGCCCTGGTGCGACAGCGTGTCGATCTTCACCGTCTGCCCCGACTTGATCGTGAGCACCGGATTGCGGCCGGGCGGTATGTAGCCCCACACGACGGTCGACGGCGTCGAAGCGAGATGCGCGTCGACGGTATAGGGAACGGGCGAGGTCGATACGCAACCGCCAAGGGCGGCGAGCGTGAGACACACGAGCGCGATGCGCGCGAGCACCATGGTTCTTCCCCCTTTTGAAGTTTTGCCGCGGAAAAAGTGTAGCACCCGCGGCGCGACGCTCGGGGAACGCTCAGTGAGCCTCGGCGATTTCGGGGTTCGCAAGCTCGACGCGGTTGCGCCCCGCCCGCTTGGCGCGATAGAGCGCGCGATCGGCGCGCGCGACCACGCCCGTGACGTCTTCGCCGAGATACGGGTCCACCGCGGCGACGCCGGCGCTGACGCTCACGTCGATCGGCGCTGCGCTGGTTCGTACCGGCTCGCCGCAGATCGCTGCGCGGATGCGCTCGGCGACGCTGCGCGCTCCGCTCGCGTCGCAGCCGGGCAGGATGAGCGCGAACTCCTCTCCGCCGTGCCGGCCGAGATCGTCGTAGCCCCGCAGCTGCGCGTGCATGCGGCGGCCCACTTCCCGCAGCACCTCGTCGCCGACGGCGTGGCCGTAGGCGTCGTTGATCGCCTTGAAGCGATCGACGTCGATGACCGCGACCGACAGCGGGCGGCCGTCCCGCTGCGAGAGCGCGAGCTCGTGGCGCAGCCGGTCGAGCACGCCCCGGCGGTTGAGCAGCCCGGTCAGGTCGTCGGTGATCGCATGCGCGCGAAGCTCGTCCTGGGCGGCGAGCAGGCGCTCGGCCGCACGCACGCGAACGCGCAGCTCCCGCAGATCGAACGGTTTACGCAGAAAATCGTCGGCGCCGGACTCCATCGCCTCGACGAGGTCGTCCATGAGATCGCGGGCGGTGAGCATGAGGACGTACTGATACCGCCGCTTCGCGCCGTGCCGGAGGCGACGGCAGATTTCCACGCCGCTCAACGCCGGCATCATCCAGTCGAGGATGACGAGATCCGGCGCGTCCACGCCGTCGAGGACGGCCCAGGCCTCGCGGCCGTCCGCGGCCTCGACGGGGTCGTGCCCCAGGTATTGCAGCAATCCCCGCAACTTCCGCCGTGTCACGGGATCGTCGTCAGCGACGAGTACTTTCATGGCAGCGCATGCTCTTTGTTGTTGTTCATGCGAACGCGCTTCGAGCGCGACAAGGCTGTAACGGTCGGTTGGACGGAAATCTTGAATGTTCATATTCTTCCGCATGGCAACATAGGAGACGCGGATTGCACACAGCCATCAAATGGACTCTGATCGGTACAGGCTCGGCGGTCGCCGTCGTCGCGGCCGTGGTCGGCTACGTCGCCGCGACGTTCGATCCCAACGAGCATAAGGGCGACATCGTCAAGGCAATCCGCGACAAGACCGGACGCACGCTCGTACTCAAGGGCGATCTCGGCCTGTCGCTATTCCCGTCGCTCGGCATGAAGCTCGGCGAGGCTGCGCTGTCGGAGCCGCGCAGCGAGCGCGAGTTCGCGCGCGTCGCGAGCGCCGTCGTATCGGTGAAGCTGATGCCGCTGCTGTCGAAAGAGGTGGTCGCCGACGCGATCGAAGTGAAAGGTCTGCGCGCGACGATCGTGCGTTCGAAAGCGGGTAAGCTCAACGTCGACGACCTCGCCGGCGGGGAGTCCGCGAAACCCGAAGAGAAGTCGGCGCCGCTCAAGGTCGACATCGCGCGCGTCGCCGTCTCCGATGCCGACGTCACTTATGCCGACGAAAGCGCGGGCACGCGCTATCGGCTCTCCAGGCTCGATCTCAAGACCGGGCGCATCGCGAACGGCGTGCCGACGCCGGTCGACTTCTCCGCGACGATCGCGTCCGAGAAAGACCGGACGCAGCTCGATACCAAGCTCAAGACCAAGCTCACGTTCGACCTGGAGCGCAAGCTCTACCGGCTCGAAGGACTCGACCTGTCCGCGCAGGGCAACTACGCCGGCATCACCGACCTGAAGGCGCGCGTCAAAGGCGACGTCGAAGCACGCATGGCGAGCGGCGAGTACGCCGCGAAGGACCTCGCGGTCACCGTGACCGGCAAACGCGCGGGCGGCGACCTCGACGTCAAGCTCGACGCGCCGAAGCTCGAGCTCACGCGCGAGAAAGTGGATGGCGGCAAGGTGGTGCTCGAAGCGCGCACCAGCGCCGCCGACAGCAAGCTCACGGCGAAGATCACCGCGGGCGGCGTGCGCGGCGCGTTCAGCGCGATCGCCGCCGGTCCGCTCGACGTCGACCTCGAATCACAGACCGCAGGGCGCACGGTCAAGGCGAAGCTCGCCGGCGCGCTCACCGCGAGCCTGGACAGGAAGACCGCCGCGCTCGACTTCTCGGGCAAGGTGGACGAGTCCAGCGTGAAAGGCAAGGCGGCGGTCACCGCGTTCTCCCCGCTCGCGCTCACGTTCGATCTCGACGCCGACCAGCTCGACGTCGATCGCATCCTCGGCAAGACGCCGAGCGGCAAGACCGCCGACGCGAAAGCGGCGAAACCCGCGGCGGCTCCCAGGGACGACAAGGTCGATCTTTCCGCGCTGAAGGACGTCAACGCGCACGGCACGCTCAAGATCGGCAAGCTCACGCTGCTCAACCTCAAAACCTCGCAGGTACGCGCCGACATCAAGGTCGCGGGCGGACGCCTCGACGTCGCCCCGATGTCGGCGCAGCTCTACGAGGGCGCGCTCAACGGCTCGCTTTCGGCGCAGGCCGCCGAGCACGCGGTGTTCGCCGTCAAGCAGACCTTGAGCAACGTCTCGGTCGGGCCGCTGTTACGCGACGCGGCGCAGGTCGATACGCTGGAAGGCAAAGGCACGGTCAGCGCGGATCGCACCACGCGCGGCGCGAGCGTCGATGCGCTCAAGAAAGCGCTGAACGGCACTGTCGCGGTCAAGCTCGCCGACGGCTCGGTCAAGGGCGCCGACATCGCGGGGACGATCCGCAACGCGCGCAACAAGCTCGATCAGCTCCGCGGCCAGGCGGTACAGTCGTCGAGCAAGACCGAGAAGACCGACTTCAGCGAGCTCACCGCGACGTTCAACGTGAAGAACGGCGTGGCGCACAACGACGATCTCTCGCTCAAGTCGCCGCTGCTGCGCGTCGGCGGCGCGGGCGACATCGACATCGGCAACGACCGCCTGAACTACGTGCTCAAAGCGACGCTCGTCGCGACGTCCAAAGGCCAGGGCGGACGCGAAGTGTCGGACCTGTCCGGCCTCACCGTGCCGGTCAAGCTCACCGGTGCGCTCGACGCGCCGCAGTGGTCCATCGATTTCGCCGGCATGGTGGCCGACCTCGCCAGGAAACAACTCAAGGACGAAGTGCTGAAGCGTGCCACCGGCGGGCAATCCGGCAGCGGCAATGTCAGGGACTCGGTCAAGGAAAGGCTGAAAGGCATCTTCGGGCGGTGAAGCGGGCCGGACCGCGTCGCGTAAAATCAGTGCTTCACCCGCGCTTCCCTGCCGATGCAACAAAGATCAGAACCCACTCTCGCCGCCCACACGCCGATGATGCAGCAGTATCTGCGCATCAAGGCGCAGCATCCGGACATGCTGGTCTTCTACCGGATGGGCGATTTCTACGAGCTCTTCTTCGACGACGCCGAGCGCGCGGCGAGGCTGCTCGACATCACGCTGACGCAGCGCGGCGCCTCGGCGGGCGAGCCCATCAAGATGGCGGGCGTGCCGTATCACGCGGTCGAGCAGTATCTCGCGCGGCTGGTGAAGCTGGGCGAGTCGGTCGCGATCTGCGAGCAGATCGGCGATCCGGCGACGTCGAAAGGTCCGGTCGAGCGCAAGGTGACGCGCATCGTCACGCCGGGCACGCTCACCGATTCGGCGCTGCTCGAAGACAAGCGCGACAACGTGCTGCTCGCGCTGCATCGCAATCGCAGCGTCGTCGGCCTCGCGTGGCTGTCGCTCGCATCCGGACGCTTCTCGATCATGGAGACCGCGCCGGGGAATCTCGCGAACGAGCTCGAAAGGCTCGCACCGTCGGAAGTGCTCGTCGCCGACGACGCCGCGTGGCCCGATCTCAACGGGCATTCGGCGATAAAAAAACTCGCGCCGTGGCAGTTCGACGGCGACGCGGGCCGCCGCACGCTGTGCAAGCAGTTCGGGACGCTCGACCTGTCGGGCTTCGGCGCGAACGAGCACGCCGTCGCGATCGCGGCCGCGGGCGCCCTCCTCGATTACGCCAAGTCGACGCAGGGCACCTCGATCGCGCACGTCACGGCGCTTAACGTAGAGCACGCCAGCGCGTACGTGCGCATGGACCCGGCGACGCGCCGTAACCTCGAGATCTCCGAGACGATCCGCGGCGAGCCTTCGCCCACGCTCTTTTCATTGCTCGACACCTGCGCGACGAGCATGGGCAGCCGCCGTCTGCGTCACGTGCTCCACCATCCGCTGCGCGACCGCGACGAGCTTCGCGCGCGGCAGAGCGTCGTCGGCGCGCTGCTCGCGGCAGGACTGCAGCCGCGCGTGCAGACGATCCTGCGCAGCTTCGTCGACGTCGAGCGCATCACCGCGCGCGTCGCGCTCAAGTCGGCGCGGCCGCGCGATCTCTCGGGCCTGTGCGCGACGTTGAAGCGCGTGCCCGAAGTCGACGAGGTGCTGGCAAACGCCGCGGGCGACAGGATCGCCGAGCTCGCACGCGCGCTCGAAGGCTTCGAGCCGGTCGCCGAGGTGCTCGGCTGCGCCATCAAGGAAGAGCCCTCCGCGGTGCTGCGCGAAGGCGGCGTCATCGCCGACGGATACGACGCCGACCTCGACGAGCTGCGCGGCATCCAGACCAACTGCGGCCAGTTCCTCCTCGACCTCGAAGCGCGCGAGCGCGCCCGCAGCGGCATCGCCAACCTCAAGGTGGAATACAACCGCGTGCACGGCTTCTACATCGAAGTCTCGCGCGCGAACAGCGAGAAGGTGCCGGACGACTACCGCCGCCGCCAGACGCTCAAGAACGCCGAGCGCTACATCACGCCCGAGCTCAAGACCTTCGAGGACAAGGCGCTGTCCGCGCAGGAGCGCGCGCTCGCGCGCGAGAAGCTCCTGTACGACAAGCTCCTCGACGACCTCGCGCCGCACGTGCCGGCGCTGACGCGCATCGCCAATGCGCTCGCCGACCTCGATGCGCTCGCGACCTTCGCCGAGCGCGCCAATGCGCTCGACTGGAGCGCGCCCGAGTTCGTCGACGAGCCGCTGATCGAGATCGTCGGCGGCCGCCATCCGGTCGTCGAAGCGCAGGTCGACACCTTCATCGCCAACGACGCCCGGCTGAGTCCGGCGCGCCAGATGCTGCTCGTCACCGGTCCCAACATGGGCGGCAAGTCGACTTACATGCGCCAGGCCGCGCTCATCGCGCTGCTCGCGAGCTGCGGCTCGTACGTGCCCGCGAAACGCGTGCGGCTCGGACCGATCGACCAGATCTTCACGCGCATCGGGGCGGCCGACGACCTCGCGGGCGGGCGCTCGACCTTCATGGTGGAGATGACCGAGGCCGCGTACATCCTCCACCACGCCGGTCCCGAGAGCCTGGTGCTCATGGACGAGATCGGGCGCGGCACGTCGACTTACGACGGGCTCGCGCTGGCGTGGGCGATCGCGCGCCATCTCGTCGAGAAGTGCCGCTGCCACACTCTCTTCGCGACGCACTACTTCGAGCTCACCGCGCTCGCGCTCGAGTTCAAGCAGGTGGCG
This genomic window contains:
- a CDS encoding tripartite tricarboxylate transporter substrate binding protein, whose protein sequence is MKAGTAVLGIVFAAAASAQTQYPSKPVRIVAPFAPGSTIDIIGRLIAPRLSEALAHPVIVENRPGAGGAVGLDAVAKSAPDGHVTAIGALGPLAMNPALYPRSPFDPVRDFAPVTLLATGPVVIAVHPSVPARNVKELIDLAKKNPGKLNFGSPGVGTSPHLTGELVKMLTRTDIVHVPYKGNAEALTDLVSGRVSIVYTGVPPVVPLAKAGRVRLIATTGKSRIAGLPEVPTIAEAGLADAQVLIWYGVVAPAATPREIVARLNREIVRVMQAPDIKERFIQQGIDPETSTPDAFGKLIADEYARWTKVIRAAGIKLE
- a CDS encoding AsmA family protein, which translates into the protein MHTAIKWTLIGTGSAVAVVAAVVGYVAATFDPNEHKGDIVKAIRDKTGRTLVLKGDLGLSLFPSLGMKLGEAALSEPRSEREFARVASAVVSVKLMPLLSKEVVADAIEVKGLRATIVRSKAGKLNVDDLAGGESAKPEEKSAPLKVDIARVAVSDADVTYADESAGTRYRLSRLDLKTGRIANGVPTPVDFSATIASEKDRTQLDTKLKTKLTFDLERKLYRLEGLDLSAQGNYAGITDLKARVKGDVEARMASGEYAAKDLAVTVTGKRAGGDLDVKLDAPKLELTREKVDGGKVVLEARTSAADSKLTAKITAGGVRGAFSAIAAGPLDVDLESQTAGRTVKAKLAGALTASLDRKTAALDFSGKVDESSVKGKAAVTAFSPLALTFDLDADQLDVDRILGKTPSGKTADAKAAKPAAAPRDDKVDLSALKDVNAHGTLKIGKLTLLNLKTSQVRADIKVAGGRLDVAPMSAQLYEGALNGSLSAQAAEHAVFAVKQTLSNVSVGPLLRDAAQVDTLEGKGTVSADRTTRGASVDALKKALNGTVAVKLADGSVKGADIAGTIRNARNKLDQLRGQAVQSSSKTEKTDFSELTATFNVKNGVAHNDDLSLKSPLLRVGGAGDIDIGNDRLNYVLKATLVATSKGQGGREVSDLSGLTVPVKLTGALDAPQWSIDFAGMVADLARKQLKDEVLKRATGGQSGSGNVRDSVKERLKGIFGR
- a CDS encoding diguanylate cyclase produces the protein MKVLVADDDPVTRRKLRGLLQYLGHDPVEAADGREAWAVLDGVDAPDLVILDWMMPALSGVEICRRLRHGAKRRYQYVLMLTARDLMDDLVEAMESGADDFLRKPFDLRELRVRVRAAERLLAAQDELRAHAITDDLTGLLNRRGVLDRLRHELALSQRDGRPLSVAVIDVDRFKAINDAYGHAVGDEVLREVGRRMHAQLRGYDDLGRHGGEEFALILPGCDASGARSVAERIRAAICGEPVRTSAAPIDVSVSAGVAAVDPYLGEDVTGVVARADRALYRAKRAGRNRVELANPEIAEAH
- the mutS gene encoding DNA mismatch repair protein MutS; the encoded protein is MQQRSEPTLAAHTPMMQQYLRIKAQHPDMLVFYRMGDFYELFFDDAERAARLLDITLTQRGASAGEPIKMAGVPYHAVEQYLARLVKLGESVAICEQIGDPATSKGPVERKVTRIVTPGTLTDSALLEDKRDNVLLALHRNRSVVGLAWLSLASGRFSIMETAPGNLANELERLAPSEVLVADDAAWPDLNGHSAIKKLAPWQFDGDAGRRTLCKQFGTLDLSGFGANEHAVAIAAAGALLDYAKSTQGTSIAHVTALNVEHASAYVRMDPATRRNLEISETIRGEPSPTLFSLLDTCATSMGSRRLRHVLHHPLRDRDELRARQSVVGALLAAGLQPRVQTILRSFVDVERITARVALKSARPRDLSGLCATLKRVPEVDEVLANAAGDRIAELARALEGFEPVAEVLGCAIKEEPSAVLREGGVIADGYDADLDELRGIQTNCGQFLLDLEARERARSGIANLKVEYNRVHGFYIEVSRANSEKVPDDYRRRQTLKNAERYITPELKTFEDKALSAQERALAREKLLYDKLLDDLAPHVPALTRIANALADLDALATFAERANALDWSAPEFVDEPLIEIVGGRHPVVEAQVDTFIANDARLSPARQMLLVTGPNMGGKSTYMRQAALIALLASCGSYVPAKRVRLGPIDQIFTRIGAADDLAGGRSTFMVEMTEAAYILHHAGPESLVLMDEIGRGTSTYDGLALAWAIARHLVEKCRCHTLFATHYFELTALALEFKQVANVHLDAVEHKDRIVFLHAVEEGPADRSYGLQVAQLAGVPGTVIRAARRRLAELEEQALSRGPQRDLFATGAPAEEAPAAEHAALQMLRGFDPDAMSPRDALDALYRLKQKLDE
- a CDS encoding acetamidase/formamidase family protein; the encoded protein is MVLARIALVCLTLAALGGCVSTSPVPYTVDAHLASTPSTVVWGYIPPGRNPVLTIKSGQTVKIDTLSHQGMAQGVDPVTFFGAGGIQPAQVLKDAMDVYYKVGPLRTKGGSAHVLTGPIHVEGAEPGDMLEVRVMHIDFRTPYGVNNSNKGSGVLPGLHAKPYPKIIKFDLDRKVALFAPGIEIPLSPFMGIMAVTPPAGTLPSTRPPGIYGGNMDFHKLTTGASLYLPVFQPGAMFYTGDSHAVQGDGEVNGTAIEASLSPVLQFIVHKGAGKGMKWPRAEDSQNYYVMGMDVDLNVALREAVQESAKFLREQRNLSDGDAYSLASVATHFSVAEAVNHVGMIYGAIPKRVFQSNQPFWSDRR